Proteins from a genomic interval of Chroococcidiopsis thermalis PCC 7203:
- a CDS encoding SDR family oxidoreductase: MTAALILVAGATGGVGQLAVAKALEKGFTVRVLTRQADKAKQMFGDRVEIAVGDIRQPNTLPAAVQNVTHIICCTGTTAFPSAKWDFQNFFSAQNSPQQVDAVGVKNLVAAAPQDLQRFVFVSSCGVLRKKQFPFSILNAFGVLDAKQEGEEAIATSGLPYTIIRPGRLIDSPYTSYDLNTLLKATTDGKLAVVVGTGDTLVGDTSRIDVATACVECISDPVTVNKTFEIVNSGARPEITDWEALFAQLN, from the coding sequence ATGACAGCAGCATTAATTCTAGTCGCTGGTGCAACAGGTGGAGTCGGACAGTTAGCAGTTGCTAAAGCACTGGAAAAAGGTTTTACCGTGCGCGTCCTCACCCGTCAAGCTGACAAAGCCAAGCAGATGTTTGGCGATCGCGTAGAAATTGCCGTAGGCGATATTCGTCAACCCAACACCCTACCAGCAGCAGTACAGAACGTTACCCATATTATTTGTTGTACTGGTACGACTGCCTTTCCTTCTGCCAAGTGGGATTTTCAAAACTTCTTCTCAGCCCAAAATAGTCCGCAGCAGGTTGATGCTGTGGGTGTGAAAAATTTGGTTGCAGCTGCACCGCAAGATTTGCAAAGGTTTGTTTTTGTTTCTTCTTGTGGTGTCTTACGCAAAAAGCAATTTCCTTTTAGTATTCTCAATGCCTTTGGCGTACTTGATGCCAAGCAGGAAGGAGAAGAGGCGATCGCGACTTCGGGTTTGCCTTACACGATTATCCGCCCAGGGCGTTTAATTGATAGTCCTTACACTTCTTATGACCTGAATACATTATTAAAGGCGACAACTGACGGCAAATTAGCTGTTGTTGTAGGTACGGGCGATACCTTGGTAGGGGATACTAGCAGAATAGATGTAGCTACCGCTTGCGTAGAGTGTATATCTGACCCCGTAACAGTCAACAAGACTTTTGAAATTGTTAATTCTGGTGCAAGACCGGAAATCACTGATTGGGAAGCGCTGTTTGCTCAGTTAAATTAA
- a CDS encoding M16 family metallopeptidase, protein MMHQIVRFIRSILSAFKIWQRLLAVLTIVTILFWVVCSETALADSVIRSRESEASTLIPNSEFRIPNSSQSIQPYYKRVSQDLTEFRLSNGMKFIVLERHQAPVVSFLTYADVGGVNEPVGKTGVAHFLEHLAFKGTTRIGTRDYTAEKPLLEKLDKLAAEITAAKTAKNEAEVTKLQAQFERVEAEAAQLVKQNELGQIVEQAGGVGLNANTSTEATRYFYSFPANKLEMWMSLESERFLEPVFREFYKEKDVILEERRLRVENSPIGQMVEKFLDTAYQVHPYKRPVIGYEQDIRNLTRADVQQFFDTYYIPSQLTIAIVGDVNPQQVKQLAQVYFGRYRAKVAPPKLTTVEPKQQKTREVTLKLPTQPWYLEGYHCPGINDPDYVVYETIGRLLSNGRTSRLYQSLVEKQRLALSAQGSSGFPGNKYENLMLFYALTAPGHTVDEVGTAMRKEIDRLKTEPVSAMELERVKTQAKADLLRSLDSNMGMAQLLLEYEVKTGSWQNLFKELEAISQVSSADIQRVARQTFIPKNRTVGRLLSS, encoded by the coding sequence ATGATGCATCAGATCGTACGTTTTATCCGCTCAATTTTATCCGCATTTAAGATCTGGCAACGCTTGCTTGCCGTATTAACAATTGTAACTATCTTGTTTTGGGTTGTCTGTTCGGAAACGGCGTTAGCTGATTCAGTTATCAGGAGTCGGGAGTCGGAAGCTTCCACATTAATTCCGAATTCCGAATTCCGAATTCCGAATTCTTCTCAGTCAATCCAACCTTATTACAAGCGTGTGAGCCAGGATTTAACCGAATTTCGTCTCAGTAATGGGATGAAGTTTATTGTCTTGGAACGCCATCAAGCACCAGTTGTATCTTTTCTGACCTATGCTGATGTGGGTGGAGTTAACGAACCAGTAGGTAAGACAGGTGTGGCTCACTTTTTGGAGCATTTAGCATTTAAAGGTACGACGCGAATCGGTACGCGAGACTACACCGCAGAAAAACCGCTGTTAGAAAAATTAGACAAATTAGCAGCAGAAATTACCGCAGCCAAGACAGCGAAAAATGAGGCAGAAGTTACCAAATTGCAAGCGCAATTTGAGCGAGTAGAAGCTGAAGCAGCTCAGTTAGTCAAACAAAATGAGTTAGGGCAAATCGTCGAACAAGCTGGAGGTGTAGGTTTAAATGCCAATACTTCGACAGAAGCAACGCGGTATTTTTACAGCTTTCCCGCCAACAAACTAGAAATGTGGATGTCGTTGGAGTCAGAACGTTTTCTCGAACCCGTGTTTCGAGAATTTTACAAAGAAAAAGATGTAATTTTAGAAGAACGACGGCTGCGGGTAGAAAATTCGCCTATCGGACAAATGGTGGAAAAGTTCCTCGATACTGCTTATCAAGTCCATCCTTACAAGCGTCCCGTTATCGGTTACGAACAAGATATTCGCAACTTAACGCGGGCTGACGTGCAGCAGTTTTTCGATACTTATTACATACCGAGTCAATTAACGATCGCAATTGTCGGTGATGTTAATCCCCAACAAGTAAAACAGTTGGCTCAAGTTTATTTTGGACGCTATCGCGCTAAAGTCGCTCCTCCTAAGTTGACAACAGTAGAACCAAAGCAGCAAAAAACGAGGGAAGTGACGCTCAAATTACCGACTCAACCTTGGTATTTAGAAGGCTACCACTGTCCGGGGATTAACGATCCAGACTATGTGGTTTATGAAACGATTGGCAGATTGTTGAGTAACGGACGTACATCACGACTCTATCAATCTTTAGTAGAAAAGCAACGCCTAGCTTTATCAGCTCAAGGTAGTAGTGGATTTCCGGGGAATAAATATGAAAATTTAATGCTATTTTATGCTTTGACAGCTCCAGGGCATACAGTTGATGAAGTGGGGACAGCGATGAGAAAAGAAATCGATCGCCTCAAAACCGAACCAGTTTCAGCGATGGAATTGGAGCGAGTCAAAACACAAGCTAAAGCAGATTTATTGCGATCGCTCGACTCAAATATGGGGATGGCACAGTTATTGTTAGAGTACGAAGTCAAAACAGGTTCCTGGCAAAATTTATTTAAAGAACTAGAAGCGATTTCTCAGGTATCGTCAGCCGATATTCAACGAGTTGCACGACAAACTTTCATCCCCAAAAATCGTACAGTCGGGCGGTTATTATCTTCTTGA
- a CDS encoding aminopeptidase P family protein, protein MTHDTDVEALRQRRENLADRLDVPVILWSGRSSARNFPANCFPFRASSHFLYFAGIPLETAAIRLEGGKMTLFVDDPKPESALWHGEMPSRTDIATQIGADAALPMSELESHAVGAATIAAQDTMTALQQSRILNRPISPAKVLQGIDLELAQAIVALRLSHDRAALIQLRQAADVTVQAHIAGMAVSTNASWEADVRATMEHVILANNMSCAYSSIVTVHGEVLHNDRYHHPMQLGDLLLVDVGAETSTGWAADVTRTWAISGQFSATQRAIYDVVLAAHDACIGKIRPGVEYQDIHLLAATVIAQGLVDLGILRGQPEDLVEMDAHALFFPHGIGHLLGLDVHDMEDLGDIAGYEEGRKRSDRFGLNYLRLNRPLRPGMLVTIEPGFYQVPAILTDRDRREKYRDVVNWERLTQFADVRGIRIEDDVLVTETGREVLTAALPTKAEAVEALVQGDLSSLEAAYS, encoded by the coding sequence ATGACTCATGACACTGATGTGGAAGCTCTGCGGCAGCGGCGAGAGAATCTAGCCGATCGCCTTGATGTACCAGTTATATTATGGTCGGGACGCAGTAGCGCGCGTAATTTTCCTGCTAATTGCTTTCCCTTTCGAGCCAGCAGTCACTTTCTCTATTTTGCTGGTATTCCCCTGGAAACAGCGGCTATTCGCTTAGAAGGGGGGAAAATGACGTTGTTTGTAGACGATCCGAAACCAGAAAGCGCCCTCTGGCACGGAGAAATGCCCAGCAGAACAGACATTGCAACTCAGATTGGCGCAGATGCAGCTTTACCCATGAGCGAGTTGGAATCTCATGCTGTGGGGGCAGCTACTATTGCCGCACAGGATACTATGACCGCTCTCCAACAGTCTCGCATCCTTAACCGTCCAATTTCACCAGCTAAGGTATTGCAAGGCATTGATTTGGAGTTAGCTCAAGCAATTGTAGCGCTGCGGCTCAGTCACGATCGCGCTGCTTTAATTCAATTACGCCAAGCTGCTGACGTAACGGTACAAGCTCATATTGCTGGTATGGCAGTGTCAACTAACGCCTCATGGGAGGCAGATGTGCGCGCCACGATGGAACACGTTATTCTCGCTAATAACATGAGCTGTGCTTATAGCAGTATCGTGACGGTGCATGGAGAGGTGTTGCATAACGATCGCTATCATCACCCGATGCAGTTGGGAGACTTATTACTAGTGGATGTAGGGGCAGAAACATCAACAGGTTGGGCGGCGGATGTCACCCGCACTTGGGCTATATCTGGGCAATTCTCAGCCACTCAGCGAGCGATTTACGATGTGGTACTGGCGGCGCATGATGCTTGTATTGGGAAAATTCGTCCCGGCGTAGAGTATCAGGATATACATTTATTAGCGGCGACAGTTATTGCTCAAGGTTTGGTCGATTTAGGCATTTTGCGCGGTCAACCGGAAGATTTAGTCGAAATGGATGCTCACGCCCTATTTTTTCCCCACGGGATCGGGCATTTATTGGGTTTAGACGTTCACGATATGGAAGATTTAGGGGATATTGCTGGATATGAGGAAGGGCGCAAACGCAGCGATCGCTTTGGGTTAAATTATTTACGGTTGAATCGTCCCCTCCGTCCTGGGATGTTGGTGACGATCGAACCAGGATTTTATCAAGTTCCGGCAATTTTAACCGATCGCGATCGGCGGGAGAAATATCGCGATGTCGTCAACTGGGAACGCTTAACTCAATTTGCTGACGTGCGCGGCATTCGGATCGAAGATGACGTGTTAGTAACGGAGACTGGCAGAGAAGTCTTGACAGCGGCATTACCAACTAAAGCGGAAGCGGTTGAGGCTTTGGTGCAGGGCGACTTATCCTCTTTAGAAGCGGCTTATAGTTAA
- a CDS encoding TetR/AcrR family transcriptional regulator: MQVFNRASQPADSSRDRILQAAQRLFARQGFDGTTTRDLAQAAGVAEGTLFRHFSNKKAILVEVATQGWVEILTDLLTELSEMGSYKAVAQVMQRRMWNFQKNADLMRVCFMEAQFHPDLRDRVQSEVIGKMTDVAEAFFQTAMERGIYRPMNPRIVAQVFLGMFAISGFSHNTLMEPNASPQQMKEMAEGLADIFLNGVLVKSH, encoded by the coding sequence ATGCAAGTTTTTAACCGTGCTTCACAGCCAGCAGATTCTTCTCGCGATCGCATTTTACAAGCGGCGCAGCGATTGTTCGCGCGTCAAGGGTTTGACGGTACGACAACCCGCGACTTAGCACAAGCTGCTGGTGTGGCGGAAGGTACGCTGTTTCGTCACTTTTCTAATAAAAAAGCAATTTTGGTCGAGGTAGCAACCCAAGGTTGGGTAGAAATTCTCACCGATCTGCTGACGGAATTGAGCGAAATGGGCAGCTATAAAGCTGTAGCACAAGTCATGCAGCGGCGAATGTGGAACTTTCAGAAAAACGCCGATTTAATGCGGGTTTGCTTCATGGAAGCCCAATTTCACCCAGATTTGCGCGATCGCGTCCAATCTGAGGTGATCGGCAAAATGACAGATGTTGCTGAGGCTTTCTTTCAAACAGCAATGGAACGGGGCATTTACCGTCCGATGAATCCGCGCATTGTTGCCCAAGTATTCTTAGGCATGTTTGCCATCTCTGGTTTCAGCCACAACACGTTAATGGAACCCAACGCCTCTCCTCAACAAATGAAAGAGATGGCGGAAGGATTAGCTGATATTTTTCTCAATGGTGTTTTAGTGAAGAGTCATTAG
- a CDS encoding glutathione S-transferase N-terminal domain-containing protein yields the protein MTIELYYWTTPNGHKITIFLEEAELPYEIKPVNIAKGEQFDPEFLKISPNNKIPAIIDRDPPDGGEPISVFESGAILQYLAEKTGKFLPDNLRDRVETMQWLFWQMGGLGPMLGQNHHFVTYAPEKIPYAIDRYVKETERLYGVLDERLTNLPFITGSYSIADMAAYPWIVPYETQQQNLDDFPNLKRWFESIKARPAVQRAYAKADEISTAPSVTEESKAILFGQGRRRSS from the coding sequence ATGACGATCGAACTCTACTATTGGACAACTCCAAACGGACATAAAATTACCATTTTTCTTGAGGAAGCAGAGCTACCTTACGAAATCAAACCTGTCAATATTGCTAAGGGCGAACAGTTCGACCCAGAATTTCTCAAGATCTCACCTAACAATAAAATTCCGGCGATTATCGATCGCGACCCCCCTGATGGTGGCGAACCGATAAGCGTATTTGAATCGGGGGCAATTCTGCAATATTTGGCAGAAAAAACGGGAAAATTTTTACCAGATAACCTACGCGATCGCGTCGAGACAATGCAATGGCTGTTCTGGCAAATGGGTGGATTGGGTCCCATGCTGGGACAAAATCACCACTTTGTCACTTACGCACCGGAGAAAATTCCTTATGCGATCGATCGCTACGTAAAGGAAACCGAACGATTATATGGCGTACTCGACGAACGGCTGACAAATCTACCTTTTATCACAGGTAGTTACTCGATCGCGGATATGGCAGCTTATCCCTGGATCGTACCCTACGAGACGCAACAGCAAAATTTAGATGACTTTCCCAATCTTAAACGCTGGTTTGAGAGCATAAAAGCACGTCCTGCCGTGCAACGTGCCTATGCTAAGGCTGACGAAATTAGTACTGCGCCATCTGTCACCGAAGAATCTAAAGCGATTTTATTCGGTCAAGGGCGGCGGCGATCGTCTTAA
- a CDS encoding alkaline phosphatase D family protein has product MNSNLRQINRRSFLLGSAFTSGAVAASLLSPSRQVKAQAPGIVTSDKMRPTIPYGVASGDITGNRAVVWSRCDRPARAIVEYSTSENFRHVRRIIGAPALEATDFTVRVDLSGLPTDEQIFYRFTFQDLDNSSISSVPVTGTFRTPSTKKRDIKFVWGGDTAGQGWGINPEFGGMKIYETMRQLNPDFFIHSGDTIYADNPILAEVKLDDGSIWKNITTPEKAKVAETLTEFRGNYIYNLLDENVRRFNAEVPQLVQWDDHETTNNWYPGEILTDVGTDARYQVKDVNLLAERARQAFLEYQPIRFDPNDPERIYRSFQYGAMLDIFMLDKRSYRGANSANRQTEASDETAFLGKAQVNWLKQQLLTSTATWKVIASDMPIGLVIPDGTTAYEALSNGDNGVPLGRELEFADLFQFIQRQNIRNVVWLTADVHYAAAHYYDPSKAQFTDFKPFWEFVAGPLNSGTFGPNELDSTFGPQVKFNSLPKGTKPNRPPSEGLQFFGMVKIDRDSEVMTVTLHNLAGDTLYSVDLPPEES; this is encoded by the coding sequence ATGAATTCCAACTTGCGACAAATTAACCGTCGCTCATTTCTGCTCGGTTCGGCTTTCACCAGCGGGGCTGTAGCTGCCAGTTTGTTGTCGCCATCCCGACAAGTTAAGGCACAAGCCCCAGGAATTGTGACCTCAGACAAAATGCGCCCGACAATCCCTTATGGAGTTGCCAGTGGTGATATCACGGGGAATCGTGCCGTAGTTTGGAGCCGCTGCGATCGCCCCGCACGAGCGATCGTAGAATACAGTACGAGTGAAAATTTTCGCCATGTCCGACGAATTATTGGAGCGCCAGCCTTAGAAGCAACTGACTTTACAGTCCGCGTTGACCTATCAGGACTACCAACCGACGAGCAAATCTTCTACCGATTTACTTTTCAGGATTTGGACAACTCCAGTATTTCGAGCGTTCCTGTCACGGGAACTTTTCGCACTCCTTCAACTAAAAAACGCGACATTAAATTTGTCTGGGGAGGAGACACAGCCGGACAAGGCTGGGGAATTAATCCAGAATTTGGTGGCATGAAGATCTATGAAACCATGCGACAACTCAATCCAGACTTCTTCATCCACTCTGGCGATACGATTTACGCTGATAATCCAATCTTGGCTGAAGTCAAACTTGATGATGGTAGCATTTGGAAAAACATCACCACACCAGAAAAAGCAAAGGTAGCAGAAACACTAACTGAGTTTCGCGGCAACTATATTTATAACCTACTCGATGAAAACGTCCGCCGTTTCAATGCCGAAGTCCCTCAACTCGTTCAGTGGGACGACCACGAAACCACAAACAACTGGTATCCAGGCGAGATTCTTACAGATGTCGGTACAGATGCCCGTTATCAGGTTAAAGATGTGAATCTTCTGGCAGAACGGGCAAGACAAGCATTTCTAGAATACCAGCCAATTCGCTTCGATCCTAACGACCCAGAGCGGATTTATCGTTCGTTTCAGTACGGAGCGATGCTAGACATTTTCATGCTCGACAAGCGCAGCTATCGAGGCGCAAACTCGGCAAATCGCCAAACTGAGGCAAGCGACGAGACAGCATTTTTAGGTAAAGCTCAGGTCAACTGGTTGAAGCAACAATTACTCACCTCAACTGCCACCTGGAAAGTCATTGCTAGCGATATGCCAATTGGACTAGTAATTCCAGATGGGACAACAGCCTATGAAGCGCTATCAAATGGGGATAACGGCGTTCCTCTAGGGCGAGAACTAGAGTTTGCAGATTTGTTTCAGTTCATCCAACGGCAAAATATCCGCAATGTGGTTTGGTTGACAGCAGACGTACATTATGCCGCCGCTCACTACTACGACCCCAGCAAAGCTCAATTTACTGATTTCAAGCCTTTTTGGGAGTTTGTCGCGGGTCCTTTAAACTCAGGCACATTTGGACCTAACGAGCTAGATAGTACTTTCGGTCCGCAGGTGAAATTTAACAGTTTGCCAAAGGGAACTAAGCCAAATCGTCCCCCTTCGGAAGGGTTACAGTTTTTTGGTATGGTCAAAATCGATCGCGACAGTGAAGTGATGACCGTCACCCTACACAATTTAGCCGGGGACACCCTCTACAGCGTGGATTTGCCTCCTGAAGAGAGCTGA